ACTAGCTACCTTaaacactttttaaaaaaactttggtAATCTgaatcacaataaaaaaaaaaatttatagtaaAAACTGTCACAAAAGAGGAGAAGTGAACACATCAAAATAGCGTGTGTCATGATAATATTAAGAAGCAAGGGCGTGTGAGACTGATAATTGAGACAATCGTGGGCAACTTGAGTCGACTTATTGTTTTTGTGTGGTTGTaattggtatattttttttatcttaggtCAAAAATCATGTATGTCTCCCAACCCACTGAGTTAGAAACAAATTCTGCTCGCGGTGCGTAACTACCGTTGTCCTAAGAAAATTTCATACACAATGGGCATCATGTACAAGTTCTCTcgttaaataaatcattttttttttctcatatgaaTGCAACGGGACCATACATCACTGTGTCAAACCTTAGGGTTTAATTGATACCTTGGATGAATATcaatatgataataattttctttgtaCACGTGCCACaatctaaaaaatatagttttcaaagtattttttgttattaaaattaaaattttactttggtAATTAATCTACTTTAtaaagatttttattaaaaactaatatatatatatatatatatatatatatagattaaatttttcattttaatttaaaaacaatatcaaaaatagtttaaaaaaactgcatctaaaattttattctttacatTATTTAATACTTGGATGTGGAGGCAAAATCATCAAATTGGGTcccttttacaaattaattaccaaaatgggtctatttcatttttatttaccaAGGGGGTCTGTTATTTTACTACAAAGCGCCTATCTGAGGAGCGCGTTCCACCAGAACGCGACACGTGGCTTGACTGGACAGGACGATGTGACAGGGGTGGTCGTGCCTGCCTGCCAGGCGCTACCAGTAGTGCCTCCCTGCCAGGCGCTACCAGTAGTGCCTCCCTGCCAGGCGCTACCAGTAGTGGTAGGGCCCCAGGCGCGACCACTAGTGGTAGCCTGGCAGACACTTCCACTAGTGGTGGGCCCCTGACACGTCCTTGTATAAAACCATCTGCCCTCCGTTACATTTTCACACAAAAATCTTGAAGCTGATTTGGAAACCTTGAAGTTGAGTTGAAACGTGTTGAAGCGCTTTATACCGATTAgaaattttgttcaaaactagtaaatattttttatcttcaatacattatagcattaattaatatttattttgttgatgataataatgattatattttgtagGTGCATAAACAAATTGACACGAACTATAAAATGAAAtagtaattttgtttatattttttgtgtgataattagtaatttttggtaacttaataatttattttttggttataattatgttatatttgtttgttgatgacaataattatttattgtagtaGTTTTTATGTCTagcacattattattattattagttaagctcataattattgatgttgttggtatatttttttaatagccaaaatttatacatagacattaaaaataaatgccgaTTGTTTTGCGTTATGAGTGTGTAGGAAATTGTTGTGACagtaatttcatttatttagagtaatttgttgttgttaatttattttaggttaataatttatgttatgttaatatattttttatattattgtttgttgacgacattaattatttattgtaggtatatttttgaaaaatgaattcaattattacacTCATCTATTTAAATGGTAAGATGTACGAAACTGATGATGATATCACATTCGAAGGCCCTAAAAAAGCTATTCAAATAAAGTGTGGTATTAGTTTTGagagtttaaaaaaaaggatacaCAACaaggtaaaattacaaaaacatgaaAGTATATCTACTATcacttgtagatttttagttgcAGGTAAATATATTGCACTGCAAATTTGTGACGATGAAGATGTtgaaacaatgattcaaagttttgaacaacaacaagaaatgtcTGTCATAGAATTATGTGTTGGTATGGAATTTGATACCAAAAGCGCAGTAAAAAATGCATTACAACAATATGTAATGAaagtgcatcaaagtttcaaagttgttgaaTCTAAATCGCAGAAATATGTCGTCTGTTGTGGAAATAGAAGCGATGACATCCTatgccctttttatatgagggcaattttataaaaaaaaactgatacaTGGAAAGTTACGCAATGGGGAGGACCATACAGTTGCTTGAATATGAGTATAACTCAAGACCATGATAAATTGGATTCTGATTTGATTGCCACTTGTGTACTAGGtatgattataaattttcattgttatttatcctttttttgtgtttgttgttgtggtgtacaataatttttcatacttatttttataGGGATGATCAAAGAAGATCCGTCACTCAagatttctttgattcaagagaggatcAATGGAATGTTTAATTACAACATTTCGTACAGGAAAGCGTGGAAGGCAAAGCAAAAGGCAATaacaattgaatatggcgactGAGATGAGTCTTATGCCGTTCTTCCGTCATGGCTgaaacacatgcaaaatcattcgcCAGGATCGTATTATCAAATTTGTGATGATGATTTTGTTGCCAAAAATCATTCGACTGGGATGAGTCTTATTAAGTTAccaaaaattactaattatcacacaaaaaatataaacaaaattactaTTTCATTTTATAGTTCGTGTCAATTTGTTTATGCACctacaaaatataatcattattatcatcaacaaaataaatattaattaatactataatgtattgaagataaaaaatatttactagttttgaacaaaatttcTAACCGGTATAAAGTGCTTCAACACGTTTCAACTCAGCTTCAAGGTTTCCAAATCAGCTTCAAGATTTTTGTGTGAAAATGAAACGGAGGACAGATGATTTTATAGGGAACAGGGACGTGCCAGGGGCCCCACCACTAGTGGAAGTGCCTGCTAGGCTACCACTAGTGGTCGCGCCTGGCTCCCTACCACTACTGGTAGCGCCTGGCAGGGAGGCACTACTGGTAGCGCCTGGCAGGCAGACACGACCACCCCTGTCACATCGTCCTGTCCAGTCAAGCCACGTGTCGCGTTCTGGTGGAACGCGCTCCTCAGGTAGGCGCTTTGTAGTAAAATAACAGACCCCCTtggtaaataaaaatgaaacagacccattttgataattaatttgtaaaagggACCCAATTTGATGATTTTGCCTGGATGTGGATAAAAGAAAAGGAGCTGTGTTTTTCAACCTCTTTTTATGATTGGATGCAGCAACCAACATTGGCATTGCATCAGGCCAAATAATCATGTGTGCTGGCTTGCGAAGGCAGGTATGTTTTCTCTGCTGGAGTCAGACTTCAAATGAATCATTATCGATAATATGGCATACAGTGCTGGCTCGTGAAGGAAATATTGTGAATCTGAGTGGAATGAAGTCATCAAGTTTGGCATTGATATAGATTTGTCACTGTGTATGTTGGTTTGTGAATGCACCAACAACAATTGTTATGCTGGCACTAAGTTTTTGTAGCCACACTTGTTGCgatcttcttccttttcatgCTCTGCGATGTAAGTCATCAGAGTTTGCTTTAGGTGGgagaataataaaatcataagaatAGCCTTCCGGAAAGTAGGTTCTGGAAAGAAGGTAGTTCCGGAATGAGGGTATTTTGAGAAAGCAAATTTGAATGGGGAGTGTATTAGAAAAAAGGAGAGTGGAAATAACAATTATCAaacgaaataaataaataaataaaataataaggaaaataaaagaggaGAAAAGATGACAAAATTTAAGGACTTAGGGGGCCACTTTTTTTGTTGAAGGAACTTAGGTGGCCCACTTAAGATCTTAAGAAAAaaggtaaataataatttatttacgtTTGTAAGATTTTGTAGACATATGCCTGctcacacaaacacaaacatttccaaaattaataaataaaactttttcaaatacTTTTGTTTTACTAAAAATGTAAACTGAATTAATTATTGCAAACGCAAATGAagctaataataattaaaatattaatattataggaAGCTACAAAAATGTCTTTGTAAGTCAATATACCTTTCAAATTGTCTTTTTTGACATAAAATCTATTAAGATTGTAGGAAAatctaacaacaacaacaattactaaaatactaatttcattttctcgcaataaaaaaattagaaaaagaaagaatgttacaaatataatatataacattaatatgcattcaaatttatattttatatattaatatagatagaacattgaaaaattaatgacaTAGAATATTTCATATGTCTTCTCATGATGTCATTTTAATATGTACTTTTTTATTGTCTTCACAGTTAAATAACTATATGAGTTtcctttataattaaataacatattagaacaccaaagaaaatatcaacacataaaagtcataaaaaaatgacaGCATGGTCAGTGAATGATGTAATCTGCACCGCAGACGTAACCTGTTTGCATGGGAAGTCAATTTGCAAGAGGAGACGATGAATCTGATTAATACTCTTGGTCTCTAAATGTGGAGATGAAGGGAAAACTAAAGCAGAGAAAAAAGAGTTACGTGACAAAattattccaaaaaaattaattgttaattatatttttgggtaaattataatttcaaattactAGTTACTACTGTTGCGGTACAAAGGCCCACTTTTCAGTTacattcattatatatatatatatatatataatgtgtgCAATCAAGGCAGATGCTAATGAAAAGAGTGACCAATGTTGGGCTGACCTTGCGAGGGTGACGGTCCAGGTTCACAATTTATTGTAGATATACTAAAAAAAGGCAATTGCTATATACACATCCATTTATGCTAAGTACACTCCCATACGccctttaatatttaattatccattatatttttttccctcgAAGGGGTACACTACTTGGAATGCTCTTTTCTTTTCCGTAGATGTCTTTCTGGAATAATATATATCTATTTCGAGAAATGGCTTTGCATGAAGATGTTTAACTGGTAATAAGAGATCAATGTCAAAGGACTTAGACAAAAAAATAGTGATGTGGGATAGTTTGAGAACTAGTGTAAGCTGCTAAATAGTAAATATTAGTAATAGTTAACCATGATAAGGTTTTTGTTGGTAAATTTGAGGGGAATAAACACTAGAAAAATCTTCACCAATGAGTCTCAAGCACACCACATAATTGAACTTAACACTATAGtttaatccaaaattttaaTGTTCAGGTTTGTGGGTTTTTCCTTactttatgttatttaatttttttatttttattctatgtgaaACTTTGAGACAAATTTCATGTACCgaattaataaaaaaggttcaaaatcatgtatgaaaatggaaaatgactaatttatcatgaattaaataagaaaattattttaaaaattagaagactaatttaaaaacaaaaaaagaaaataaagtgttGATAAATTTGAGGGGagtaaacactaaaaaaatctTCACTAATGAGTTTGGGTATACCACATAAGTgaatttgatattatattttaatttaaaaaatttaatgcttAAAGTTTATGGGTTTTTTCTCAATTATatgttacttaatttttttttatataatatgaaaCAAATGAGACAAATTTCATGTATTGaatcaataaagaaaaaaaattaaaattatgtctgaaaattaaaaaggattaatttgtcatgaattaaataaaaaatcaatttaaaaataaaataaaataaagtagcatttgtatattttattttacttgaaCAAAACAAATGAGTCTGAAAACGAATGCAAGCAAAACTGGCGGGCCGCTAAATTACCTTCCATATTCAAAAACCTGAAACTGAAGAAAGATCCCGATTGGGAGCGAAGAAAGATGGAGTCCCCAATCTCAATCTGCGACACTGAGATCCCTCTTCAAATGCAGAGCATCGATGCTTTCACCGCTTCTTACGTCAAATCCCTCCATTCCCTCAGAGCCACAGCGCAAGAAACCGCTCGATGTCAAGGTACTTTACTTCAATACAACAGATTAGGGTTTCGACTACAAACCCTCTATACTTCACTACTTTCGTCTTAtcactctctttctttctttctttccagtTCAACTAGACGAGGTTAAATCTAAACTCAGAGAGACCGAGGATGATTTCGTCAAAGCACTTGCgggtttctttttaattttaatttcgcATTTCGGTTTCAATTCCTTTCGAGTTTCAAATAATCGCGCTTTGGTTTCGACGTTGCAGTCAAGACCCGCAAAGAGGCCAAGCGAATGGCTTTGATGGATGCTATTGCTTCTGCAAAGGCTAGAGTTGAAGAcctcaatgcatctattcaggAGCAGCGAACCAAAAAGCAAGAATATGCTGCATTTATATCTCAACAATCTCTCGGTAATACTCCTCCTTCTCTAAGTTAATGAATTATCTTACCTTCTccataattatttaatgtaattactGCAGAAATGTGGAGGTAGTTAGGATTGCCTTTATTATatagaaacaaaattatattatgtaaACGGCGAACCTTGCCGGTGGTTCTGCAATTGTCATCACAGTCAGACATGTTtgtagctttttattttttcaagtcTACACGTTTATTTTCTTTGCAGGGCTTATCTGTTGTGATGACttaaattgatttgaaattatGAGTAAAATATGCACACAATATATGTGCATGTTTGGTTTAAACTTTACAAACTTGAGTTTGGGGAGCTCCAAATTCTGTTTGGAGAGAAAACTCATTTTGGTGACATGTTTGGTTACCCTCAAAAGTATGTTTGCACATGAAAATTTTACCTGGAAACTCAGTTTTGTAAAAGTAAGGTTTGCAAAAGTAACCCATGCCGTAGGTCTACAACACTGAGTTTCCAGGTAAAATTTTCACGTCCAAACATACTTTTGAGGGTAACCAAACATGTCACCAAAATGAGTTTACTCTTCAAACTGAGTTTGGAGCTCCCCAATTGGAAAAGTAAACATAGCCTATGTGGAGTGGAACCAAGTTGTCCATAATCACAAGTGTCAAAATAAACTTTTTGCTGATATAGAAAATCTATAAGATTACTTGGTTTTGCTTTTCACAAGGCTATGCCTCTGATTTTTTAGGATCATGGAAGCATTAAAGTAGCCAATTGCCATCTTGCATTAgcattaaaattacatttattgaGGTTGTCATGCCTATACACTAACATTGTTTTTGAATAGTTATGTCAACATGTAGCCTATGTTCTGTTTCCTTTTCTTGAAGCAAAGAACTTCCAGGACAGGGACTATCATGCAATCtttgatatgattttttaatattttaagttgcacatgtggtaaaaaaaattttgaaGGATGTTTTATGAATGTCTTGACATTTGTGCTTCATTGCCTTTGCAGGATATATTTCGGAATTGTGTTTGTCTTTTCCCTTGTATCTATTTGCATTGTTCTACCTACTAAAATTCAATATTTGCACCATGAGAGATATTATGAACAATTCTAagctattttttccttttccctcttctcttttcttctatAAAAAGCTTTGGCAGCATCTGAAGGGAAGTTAAATGAAAGCATTGAACAGAATGATGAAACACAGGCCATTTCCTGGTACAATAGGGTCCTTGGTTTTCATGTAAAAGGCGGACGTGGTAATTGACATTCATCCTTTGCAcaatgatttcttttcttctcaaaATTGATATCCTCACCAGTTCTTATGCTCTTCAGGGGTAAAATTCACATTCAAGAATATAAATATGAACAATCCAGATGAGGAGTACTTTTTTACTATCTTCCATGAAAATGATACATACTCATGTAAGCATCATATCtggttttatttatatgaacTTAAAAGTATATTGATATACTCCATGAAATCTGAATTTTATCCTTTATCTTTCAGTGTTAAGCTGTGAACATTCCCTCAGGGACACCAAAGAGTTGATCCATGAATTAAACAAGACAAATGATCTATTTAAATTTGTCAGAATAATGAGGAAAAAGTTCCAAGAAGTTGTGGCACAAGGTACAACAATGGTCCTTCCATTCTTTTACATGAGTGCATTCATGTGATGCGAGAGTTCTGTATGTTGCAGGCTGAATTTAGCACTTCAATTGCAAAATAAGTTAATTAGTCCTTTGTCCAGtctgattatttttttgaaaattgaaatcaaTAAGCCTTTGCCAATTATGCTGGTTTATCTGTGGCCGTTGTTGTAGACTTGACAACCTTTGTCTGGAGAAAGAATTTTACTCGGACCGCATAGTTATTAAGAAGGATCTATGATATATATCTATACCCGTGATCATCTCCTTAACCATTTCAACAAATTGTCTTGTTTTTGGAACATTGATGAAAAGGGTGCTTcttatgaatattattttttaaaattacatcaaCACAGGGAATTTAGTTGTGACAAAAGATGAACATGAAGAATCTGCCTTTAACTCTGCTTCTGCTCCAGTTTTATCAATGTCATCTGTTAGAAGTGATTTTCTAGGCAAGGAAAATGAGCATCAAGCTGAACCTATAGAAGGCAATAAACagttcaaaaaacaaaatgttcATAGAAGGCTAAAATCATCAGTTTTATCTCCTGGATCTGCATCATCTGTTCGCCAGTCTCCTCGTTTGAAGGTATGAGTTGATCAATTGTTGTACTTGTTGAAATAAAATTCATGTCTCAGCGCACAGTATTATCCCAAGATCATTCTCTTCACAGAAGATGTTCCCCAGTTGTAGTTGGCCATTGTACCTTCAATATGAATGATTAAGAAGTCcctttatatcatttttttaatctattattgGTGCGATTGATGAATCTTAGCCTAGAGAAAGACGATAACGGTTAGACTAACTACTTGGCTCAGACTATCTAAGACAACTATTTTGTCCATGATATGGGCATTGTAGATGCTGAGAATTTTATATTAGTAATTGAATTGTGCATTAAGTATTAAAATTGTATGATTGTTATTGTTTGAATTAGCTCGAGTGAGTGTTATTGACTTTGGTCCCATTTGTTTTTTGAACTGAACTGGATTTTGCCTATAACTTGTAACACTGACTGAAAAGAGAACATTCTCTCTCTAATGTTCTGGTCAGACAGAAAAGTGAAGAGCACCAACTGTTAGTGTACGGTGAAAGGTGAATTTTTACCCCCTTTGTTATGTAGCGCAGTTGTGGAGCTTTTCCTCTTTTTAATCTGGCATCTGGTCCTTAATTACATGTTTAATTGTGCCGCATAGTTGCATTTCTTTGGATCTTTCATTATGGATGTgatgaaaaattaaacatgcaaaaaaatagtaatatgcTTTACATTCTCAGTTACACTTATGTCCCTGTTTGAGGGTTTTATCTCCAATGCTTTTTTGGGTCCTGTGGTGCATTAGATGTAATATAGGGGGTTGCTATATTCTGTATTTTGACATCATTTAATCATTAATAACTTTTGGTGGCTAGTTttctagacaaaaaaaattggatataaTGCTTGCATATATCTATGTATGCATACAACAACAGCTAATGCTGATGACTCATATGCAGGCTAGGAAATAAAGTCGAGGGGAGGATGCTAGCCACCTCATTTGTTGATACAAGCTGAGGTCTCTGAAGTGCTCCTGTAGGGATAACTCATGACTCAGGTCGCTAAGAGCTAACAAATTGACACAATTCCAGACATTTCTGCATTCTAGTTCTAGATGTCTGAATCTGTACATATTGATCAGATGATCTCCACAAAATGGGTGAAACATGAAACTAAATTGGGAGACAGGAAATTTGTTGTAAGTTCTAAAAAATCTTGTATTGTCTATGGCTATTTAAATTGTTTGCCTTGTTGCTAAATTAGTCAAAATTActcaattaaataaacattagtCATTATGATGTTGACATCTTTTATTAGCAATGTAAGTGAAGCAATGTATTAGAATGGTTCTTcatgatcttttattttttttccttgtgttaacaaatttcaatttaaccaTTCATTGTATCAAACTTTTGAGGTTGAGTCTAGGTGCAACAATAACATTGCTACGTGACCTGAATATTCCTGATCCTAGTTGTTGATATTGTCCCTCATACAAGACTAAGGGCTCGTTTATCTTAAAAGTTACGTAGAACTAATTTTGATACGTGTTTAAATTAATCTCAAATCACAATTATTACATTTGAATGCATGTCAATGAGAAATTGATTTGGCACTAAGGTTGTGCACGTCTACATTTTACCATCCTTAGACGGTTAGTTAGAACCCAAAGAAGCAAGAACTTTGTAATGAACTTCTAGATGAAGTAAAGTTTGAAAACTCAAGATGCTAGTTGTGTGACCTCATGTTGTGAAAGGTAGCCTTGTGTtcttatatttactttttagaGCAGATCAATTCTCACTTTCACGTTATACTTTGGTCTAAACAGGggaaataaatttcatatatgCTAATTGCTAGAAACTGAAggaaaatatgattaatatataattttgtatttgtgaATGTGGTTTAAGATTTGAAAACGTAGTCTTTGATAATGAAAAAATTGTAGATTTTTCTAAAGAAAGTTTgtgattacttatttaaaatgacttcttgaaaatttaaattaagtaaatGATATGGCATAACAATGATGTTTTGATAAATACAATAAGTAAAATGATAGCTATCTAGAAAATAAATATCCctaatattttacaataataaataaatatggtataacaatgataaataaatacaataatatttattaggatattttttttttcaccatcGATTCtccactatttatttttttgaaaaaggggTTCTCCTCTATTTAGTAGTTTGTACAATAAATCATCGTAAAGTCACATAGTGAAGGGTGTTCCTCTATAAACCCCCTTGATTATGGTGTTGTTTTGGGCTACCTTACAGAATTCTCTAATGGCTGCTACTTAACGTAAATTAGATAatttacatacatatatataggcacACACACACATGGTGTAGAAGAAGACTACTAGGAGGGGAAGAAACATGTTCAATTTGTTGCTTGACGTAGCCGTTTGTGAAGCAAGGCATGGGTGTCGTTCCATAGCTTTCTGGCTTCTGATTCGTCATTTGCTAGACTTGAGCAGTTACTCTCGTTACAATCTGTAAAATATTTCCCACTCATTCCATCTGTTTGTCCGCTTAGAGCAACATAACACGTCGTTGATGCACCCTGTGAACACGCATTAACGTAATTACTATTACTCAATGGAAAATGATCCGATTATTACAGAGACATTCTTTATGCTTTCTTTGAGTGAATTATCCCATTTTAACGTCAAGCAGATTTAATCCATAGTTTTATTATAATTGTCAAACCCTCTCTGCCTTGTTGGTCGTGTTATCATCATTTGAATTAAACATGTATCGCgtgttgtttattttaaattttaggggaattgattttgaattgttGAATATTAGTAACCGAGATGAGTGTTTAAGTTAATCTgacttacaaattttattttagaatgtgTGCTACGACATGTGAAACTGATTTTGTGTTCTAACCAAATGAGcactaaaatatttacaaaCCTGTGATATCGATTTCAGTAGCTTCGACGCAATGAAAAAAAGGGAATCTGCATGAAAATTTTACGGATATTTAGTTGTTtcaaccttaaaaaaaaaaagacataggATACCTCTTACCAAATTATTTAAGCTTTGTATTTACCCGTTATTAAGCCCTTATGGGCTCTAATAATTCCCGTCTTCACAATGCCTGGATGCACTGCATTAATAGTTACATTTGCATTCCTTTCCTGTAATCATCTCCCAATTTCCAACAATATTTTAGCcacatatacaaaattttactttaatatCGTGATGATCATGATTCaccacaaataatttaaaaaaaaaatacaataatagaAAATTTGGGGAGTTAAGTTAATTATTTCTCATTCTCTAACCTTCAGCTGTCTGGCTACCTCCTTCACATGCAGAATTGTGGCCAATTTTGACTGAGCATATGCGCGTGTGCCATTGTAACTGTATTCGTTATTTAAAAGAGAATTGCGCTAATTAGTATCCAAATTTAATGCAATCAAATTTGTACTTAGTTTTGCAGAGAAATTAGGGACCGAGTGGTACggtaattttacttttttccaCAGAGCATGTCgttgaaagaaaaacaagatctTTTCACCCAGCTATGAATCACAGAAGAAACGTTTATAATTCTTCCTTGAATGCCTGTCTTCTTTGCTGTATCTATTATTTTCTCTAGTAGCATTTTCGTTAGCAAAAAATGTCCTgcaattaaagaagaaaaaataaggaatcatttttcttttccgcTTCATATTAaacttccattttaattttttgtttgcttttcgttattatttttaacgCAGAAAAGAGTTTCCATTATTTGAAATAGACCTTTTTACAATTTATGAGCTAAGTGTCCTCTTTTGTTTTAAACTGAAAAGAGCCACCATACTTGTATATTCTGAATGAATATTAGAATTATGTGTTTAAAAGCATTTCTTCCTAATTACAATGagtgaaaactatttttttatatatatatattatccatAAATAGGTCTTTTAATTTGAAGACTTGTGCAAATGTAAAGTGTCATCCACTCTTAATGTTGGTAATGAGACTGTTTTAGCCTATTTTTAACTATGCTCGACTTTGCTTCTTTAATTTGTTCGTCTCATGATTAAGAACTGCAAGAAAAAGGTAAAGAATGGGAAAAGTACCTAAGTAATTTGTAGCAAAtgtcatttcaattttctcTTCGGAGAACTCCAAGTTTTGAGAGTACATTCCTGCATTGTTTCTGTGAAATAAATATATTCCAACTTTTAGCACTTCGTGAATATAcatgttttcacttttttttaccgAATGAAAAGCAGGAAGAATATGATAAGAATAAAACTTACATGAGAATATTAAGGGGCAGTTCCAAAGCTAAAAACTCTGAACAAAATCTCTGTACAGAAGCAAAAGAGCTAAGATCAATCTCCAACAGAATAACCTCAGCATGAGGACTCTCCTTTTGGATTTTCTCTCTCACTTCCTTGGCCTTTCTCAAGTCCCTGGCACCAATCACAACCCTCACTCCTCTCTTTGCTAACACTCTAGCTGTTTCAGCTCCAATACCAGAAGTCGCACcttcaattaaaaattcaacAACTAATTACAACTTCATTAGTTAATTATGCCAATCCCACATTATATTTCACTCACTAATTATCAAATACTTTATAGAGTGTATAGTGTGT
This genomic interval from Glycine max cultivar Williams 82 chromosome 5, Glycine_max_v4.0, whole genome shotgun sequence contains the following:
- the LOC100776032 gene encoding kinetochore protein SPC25 homolog isoform X1 translates to MESPISICDTEIPLQMQSIDAFTASYVKSLHSLRATAQETARCQVQLDEVKSKLRETEDDFVKALAVKTRKEAKRMALMDAIASAKARVEDLNASIQEQRTKKQEYAAFISQQSLALAASEGKLNESIEQNDETQAISWYNRVLGFHVKGGRGVKFTFKNINMNNPDEEYFFTIFHENDTYSLLSCEHSLRDTKELIHELNKTNDLFKFVRIMRKKFQEVVAQGNLVVTKDEHEESAFNSASAPVLSMSSVRSDFLGKENEHQAEPIEGNKQFKKQNVHRRLKSSVLSPGSASSVRQSPRLKARK
- the LOC100776032 gene encoding kinetochore protein SPC25 homolog isoform X2, with the protein product MESPISICDTEIPLQMQSIDAFTASYVKSLHSLRATAQETARCQVQLDEVKSKLRETEDDFVKALAVKTRKEAKRMALMDAIASAKARVEDLNASIQEQRTKKQEYAAFISQQSLALAASEGKLNESIEQNDETQAISWYNRVLGFHVKGGRGVKFTFKNINMNNPDEEYFFTIFHENDTYSLLSCEHSLRDTKELIHELNKTNDLFKFVRIMRKKFQEVVAQGNLVVTKDEHEESAFNSASAPVLSMSSVRSDFLGKENEHQAEPIEGNKQFKKQNVHRRLKSSVLSPGSASSVRQSPRLKTEK
- the LOC100776032 gene encoding kinetochore protein SPC25 homolog isoform X3; amino-acid sequence: MESPISICDTEIPLQMQSIDAFTASYVKSLHSLRATAQETARCQVQLDEVKSKLRETEDDFVKALAVKTRKEAKRMALMDAIASAKARVEDLNASIQEQRTKKQEYAAFISQQSLALAASEGKLNESIEQNDETQAISWYNRVLGFHVKGGRGVKFTFKNINMNNPDEEYFFTIFHENDTYSLLSCEHSLRDTKELIHELNKTNDLFKFVRIMRKKFQEVVAQGNLVVTKDEHEESAFNSASAPVLSMSSVRSDFLGKENEHQAEPIEGNKQFKKQNVHRRLKSSVLSPGSASSVRQSPRLKV
- the LOC100776567 gene encoding short-chain dehydrogenase TIC 32 B, chloroplastic isoform X1, with translation MKATLRYLAGLAGPSGFGSNSTAEQVTEDCCSLLPSNLTALITVVEFLIEGATSGIGAETARVLAKRGVRVVIGARDLRKAKEVREKIQKESPHAEVILLEIDLSSFASVQRFCSEFLALELPLNILINNAGMYSQNLEFSEEKIEMTFATNYLGHFLLTKMLLEKIIDTAKKTGIQGRIINVSSVIHSWVKRSCFSFNDMLCGKNYNGTRAYAQSKLATILHVKEVARQLKERNANVTINAVHPGIVKTGIIRAHKGLITDSLFFIASKLLKSISQGASTTCYVALSGQTDGMSGKYFTDCNESNCSSLANDESEARKLWNDTHALLHKRLRQATN
- the LOC100776567 gene encoding short-chain dehydrogenase TIC 32 B, chloroplastic isoform X2; amino-acid sequence: MKATLRYLAGLAGPSGFGSNSTAEQVTEDCCSLLPSNLTALITGATSGIGAETARVLAKRGVRVVIGARDLRKAKEVREKIQKESPHAEVILLEIDLSSFASVQRFCSEFLALELPLNILINNAGMYSQNLEFSEEKIEMTFATNYLGHFLLTKMLLEKIIDTAKKTGIQGRIINVSSVIHSWVKRSCFSFNDMLCGKNYNGTRAYAQSKLATILHVKEVARQLKERNANVTINAVHPGIVKTGIIRAHKGLITDSLFFIASKLLKSISQGASTTCYVALSGQTDGMSGKYFTDCNESNCSSLANDESEARKLWNDTHALLHKRLRQATN